The DNA window ACACCTCACGGAAATGCTCGCAGATAAATTGAACCTGAGCGCACGGGCGCGTAAAGCTGCAACCCGGGCGGCCCATCTCGCAAAAGCCGACCTGGCGACCTTGATGGTGATCGAAATGACCTCCTTGCAAGGCGAAATGGGACGGGTGTATGCGCTGCGCGGCGGTGAGCCGCCGGAAGTAGCCCAGGCGATCCGCGAGCATTATCTGCCCCGTTTCCAGGGCGACCGGATGCCCGAATCCGATCCCGGTTATGTAGTCGGTTTGGCCGATCGCCTCGATAGTCTGATGGGATTGTTTGCGGCGGGGATTCAACCCAGCGGCGCCAGCGATCCCTTCGCCATGCGCAGAACTGCGATCGGGCTGGTACAACTGTTGATTTCGAAGTGCATCCATTTCGACTTGACCGAGGCGCTGGAGATGGCCGCCGACGGACTACCGTTGGCGGAACCGAAAGCACACATCCCGGACTGCCTGGCGTTTATCGTTGCCAGATTGCAGACGCTGCTTCTCAACGATGGGGATGCGTATGACGCCGTCGAAGCGGTCCTGACCGCACAGGGGCAAAACCCTGCGGGTGCGGTCGCCGCGCTCGAAGAACTCAGGCCTTACCGTCAGCGAAAGGATTGGGACGAGATTCTGCAAGCGTATGCGCGCTGCGTTCGCATAACACGCGGCGAGGCGGCGATCTATCCGCTTGAACCGACGAACCTCATGGAACCGGCGGAGAAAGGATTGTATGAGCAGCTTGAGAAGGCCGAGAAGACGTCTCGGGAACCAGGATCTGTCGGCGATTTCTTCGAAACCTTCATTCCGCTGATCCCGTCGATCACCACATTCTTCGATGAGGTACTGGTCATGGCCGAGGACGACGAATTGCGCCGCAACCGCCTCGGATTGCTGCAGCGCATCGTGGCATTGGCCGACGGCGTTCTGGACCTCTCCAAACTCGAAGGTTTCTAGCACTCCTCAACGGTCCGGATAGAATACATATATACGGATTTGCTCGAAAGCGAGTCAGACGCTATAATTCCCGCCCATCCCTTTCTGCAGGAATAACCAAGCGACGGAGTACGATGTCTGTAATCGATGAAGTCAAAGAGCGTATCGACATTCTCGATGTGATCGGGGAGACCGTTAAACTCCGTAAATCGGGTAAGAACTACATGGGATTTTGCCCGTTCCATGCCAACACCCGGACGCCGGCGTTTGCCGTTTTCGCCGACAGCGGTACATGGCGCTGTTTTGGCGCGTGCAACGAAGGCGGAGACGTTTTCAGCTTTTTAATGAAGAAGGAAGGCTGGGATTTCGCAGAGACGCTGCGCTACCTTGCCGAGCGTGCGGGCGTCGAGCTCCAACCCCAATCGCCGGCGCAGCAGGAAGCGGAAGAAGCCCACGAACAACTGCGCACGATTTTGGAATCCACCGCCGTCTTCTTTCGGCATACGCTCAACGGAACTGTGGAAGGCGAGAAGGTCCTGCAGTATTTACTGGATCGCGGCTTGAAGCGGGAGACCCTGGAGCGATTCGAAATCGGCATGGCGCCTGCAGGATGGGAAAACTGCGTCGCTTATTTAAAGGAAAAGGGGTACGAAGATCAAGAACTGGTGGATGCCGGCGTGGTATCCGAGCGGGAAAGCGGGGGCATTTTCGACCGCTTTCGCAACCGGATCATGATCCCCATCCGTGACTCGCGGGGGAGAATGGTGGGATTCGGTGCGAGGGTAATCGATCCCGACGACGTGCCCAAATACCTGAATTCACCTCAGACCGTGTTGTTCGATAAAGGGCGTTTGTTGTACGGCCTGGACAAAGCGCGCAAGGCGATCCGCATGCAGGATCAAGCGGTGATCGTCGAAGGCTACATGGACGTCATCGGGCTGCATCAAGCCGGTTTCGAAAACGCGGTATCGCCGATGGGGACAGCGGTATCGGAGTATCAACTGCGCACGCTCAAGCGTTACAGCCGGCGCATCGTGTTGGCCATGGATGCGGATCTCGCCGGGAGTCAGGCCACGCTGCGCGGCCTTTCGGTTGCGCGCGAGGCGCTCGATCGAGAGCCCGATCCGGTGTTCGACGCGCGTGGATTGGTGCGGCACGAAGGCCGCCTGGATGCCGAAATACGGGTACTCACACTCCCGGAGGGCGTCGATCCGGATGAGGTCGTGGCCGGTGATGCCGACGCCTGGCGCGGGATGTTGGATCAGGCGCAGACCGTGGTGGAGTACGTGCTCGATGTGATGACGCAGGATCGTGATGTGGACGACCCGAAGGCGAAAGCAGAAATCGCCCGTCAGGTGCTGCCCTTGATCG is part of the Anaerolineales bacterium genome and encodes:
- the dnaG gene encoding DNA primase; the protein is MSVIDEVKERIDILDVIGETVKLRKSGKNYMGFCPFHANTRTPAFAVFADSGTWRCFGACNEGGDVFSFLMKKEGWDFAETLRYLAERAGVELQPQSPAQQEAEEAHEQLRTILESTAVFFRHTLNGTVEGEKVLQYLLDRGLKRETLERFEIGMAPAGWENCVAYLKEKGYEDQELVDAGVVSERESGGIFDRFRNRIMIPIRDSRGRMVGFGARVIDPDDVPKYLNSPQTVLFDKGRLLYGLDKARKAIRMQDQAVIVEGYMDVIGLHQAGFENAVSPMGTAVSEYQLRTLKRYSRRIVLAMDADLAGSQATLRGLSVAREALDREPDPVFDARGLVRHEGRLDAEIRVLTLPEGVDPDEVVAGDADAWRGMLDQAQTVVEYVLDVMTQDRDVDDPKAKAEIARQVLPLIEDVADPVEREAYRQMLARQLRVDERALLRWQPQISRRGGRAAPSRAELAQPLPDVRRDSPLEGFCLGILLNDPELLYRVDRQLQMIELTRLDAQDFSSSESRVIFEALRNALTQDDMEPAQHWRKSLEPSISEKAEEYVSGVADLDMSRANVLEAVVAHFLRLRKRNLEEQLSQLRFQLQTMQEAEDQDEVEKDLWHYTRVVQDIATQKDRLDRAMTQQRGASQSMLMTQGR